DNA from Actinoplanes sp. SE50/110:
CCGCGGCGCGCACGTCACCGACGTCACCAACGCCAGCCGCACCATGCTGATGGACGTCCACACCCTCGACTGGTCGGACAAGGCGCTCGACTTCTTCGGCATACCGCGCGCGATGCTGCCCGAGGTCAGGGCCTCGATCGGCGCCTTCGGCACCGCTTGCGAGGCATTTCCCGGCGTACGCATCGGGGCCGCGCTGGGTGACCAGCAGGCAGCCCTGTTCGGGCAGACGTGCTTCACCCCCGGCGAGGCGAAATGCACGTACGGCACCGGGAGCTTCCTGCTCCTGAACACCGGCACCGAACTGGTGCGGCCGGGACACGGCCTGCTCAGCACGGTGGCCTACCAGGTGGCCGGGTCGCCGGCCTGCTACGCCCTGGAAGGCTCGATCGCGATCACCGGATCACTCGTGCAATGGTTCCGCGACCAGCTCGAACTCATCTCCAGCGCACCCGAGATCGAAACGCTGGCACGGACCGTGGCCGACAACGGCGGCTGCTACATCGTGCCGGCGTTCTCCGGGCTGTACGCGCCGCACTGGCGCTCCGAGGCGCGCGGCGTGATCGTGGGGCTGACCTCGTACATCACCAAGGGTCATCTGGCCCGGGCGGTGCTCGAAGCGACCGCGTGGCAGACCCGGGAGGTCGTCGACGCGATGAACGCCACCTCCGGCCTCGCGCTGACCACCCTCAAAGTGGACGGCGGGATGACCGCCGACAACCTGCTCATGCAGATGATCGCGGACGTGCTCGACGTGCCGGTGGTGCGGCCCCTCGCCGCGGAGACGGTGTCGCTGGGCGCGGCGTACGCGGCCGGGCTCGCCGTCGGATACTGGCCCGACCTGGACGGACTGCGGCGCAACTGGCACATCGCCGGACAGTGGATGCCGGCGATGGA
Protein-coding regions in this window:
- the glpK gene encoding glycerol kinase GlpK; amino-acid sequence: MTERYVVAIDQGTTSTRCIVFDRRGQLVSLAQQEHKQHFPRPGWVEHDAMEIWRNVERLAPRALRRAGITLDQVAAVGIANQRETTVIWDRLTGIPVGRAIIWQDTRTDALVHSLSSSPLSPHVSDISGLPLATYFSAPRLRWMLDHTPGLQDRAERGEVLCGTMETWLIWNLTRGAHVTDVTNASRTMLMDVHTLDWSDKALDFFGIPRAMLPEVRASIGAFGTACEAFPGVRIGAALGDQQAALFGQTCFTPGEAKCTYGTGSFLLLNTGTELVRPGHGLLSTVAYQVAGSPACYALEGSIAITGSLVQWFRDQLELISSAPEIETLARTVADNGGCYIVPAFSGLYAPHWRSEARGVIVGLTSYITKGHLARAVLEATAWQTREVVDAMNATSGLALTTLKVDGGMTADNLLMQMIADVLDVPVVRPLAAETVSLGAAYAAGLAVGYWPDLDGLRRNWHIAGQWMPAMDPAVRNAEYVNWQRAVQRTFDWIQPTP